A segment of the Pseudomonadales bacterium genome:
TTTGTGGTTGCATTGATTGTCCTTTGGATTTATTTCAACAGTCTGAAATATTTTTGTATCTGGTTAGTCATATAGGCTAACAATTAGCCCACACTTAAAGTGCTTAGCTCTACTATGCAATGGCATATTTCATTTTGTAACCACCCGTAATTTCAAAACCATTAGACTGGTAGAACGCAACGGTTTTATCAAACTCCGGCACTGGCGGCGTACATAATTCGAGGCGTTTCCATTCTCGTTGCTGTGCATAGTTTATAATTTCTTGAATAAGTGATTTGCCTACCTGCTTCGAGCGATATTCTGGTAGTACGTAAAACTCTTGAATTATACCAAAGCTTCCTTGGGCATAAAGGGAGTGGCTTTCACAGACAGCAGCAAAACCAATGATACGATTGCCATCAAATGCAGCCATGACATGATAAAGTCCACTCGCAACGAAATTCTCACACAAACTAATAGATAGCGAAATATCAACATCAAATGCCTTTGTGTTAGTACGTTCCATTATTTCACTTGTTAGACATACAGCCAGTTTGGCAATGTCTTCCGATTTAGATTTATCAATGATCTTATATTTCACGCGATGTCGAATCCTTTTATCGCATAACGTCGGCAACACAAGCGATTACCAGTCCTGTGCTTG
Coding sequences within it:
- a CDS encoding GNAT family N-acetyltransferase, yielding MKYKIIDKSKSEDIAKLAVCLTSEIMERTNTKAFDVDISLSISLCENFVASGLYHVMAAFDGNRIIGFAAVCESHSLYAQGSFGIIQEFYVLPEYRSKQVGKSLIQEIINYAQQREWKRLELCTPPVPEFDKTVAFYQSNGFEITGGYKMKYAIA